The nucleotide sequence TCTCCTCGGGCAGAGAGAACTGCAAGGGGGGTGCCACGCGCCGTTTCACGCAGATCCCGCGAGGAACCAGCGCAACTTCACCCTGCGGACGTGCACGTTGAAACGTCGTGAAACATTCGCCCGGTCGTGTTGCAACGCCGCTCAGGCCTGCTCTGCGAGGCCGAGCTCGCGCATCCTGCGCCACAAGGTCACGCGGCTCATGCCGAGGATCTGCGCGGCGCGCTGGCGGTTGCCCCCGGTGCGGCCGAGCACCTCCAGGATCCGGCGCGCCTCGGGGTTCTCCGAATGCGCCTCGCTCGCGGGGGAGGGCGAAACCAGCTCGGCGCCGGAGAGCTTCGGGTCGACGAGCTCCGGCGGCAGGTCCGCGGGCGCGAGCGTGGGCCCGTCCCCCATCGCATACGCATACGCGAGCACGTTCTTCAATTCGCGCACGTTGCCGGGCCAGGAATAACGTCGGAGAATGGTCATCGCCGCGGGCGCGACACGTTCGACCTTGCGCCGGCTCGTCTCGTTGCGCTCGGCCATGAATTTCTCGACGAGCAGCGGGATGTCGTCGGGCCTCTCGCGCAAGGATGGAATGAAGACCGGGATGACGCGCAATCGATACATGAGGTCGGCGCGGAAGCGGCCCGCCTCGACCTCTTTTCGCAACGCGCGGTGGGTGGCCGAGACGAACCGCACGTCGACGGGGACAGGCTCGCGCGCGCCCACGGGGATCACCGTGCGGGTCTCGACCACGCGCAGGAGCTTGGCCTGGAGCTCGAGCGGGAGCTCCGCGACCTCGTCGAGGAACAACGTGCCGCGGTGGGCGAGCTGGACGTGCCCGGGCGTGTCGCGGACCGCGCCGGTGAAGGCCCCGCGCGCGTGCCCGAAGAGCTCGCTCTCGAGCAAATGGGAGGGCAACGCCGCGCAATTGATGGCCCGAAACGGCCCCTTGCGCCGCCCCGAGAGCGCGTGAATGGCCGCCGCCACGAGCTCCTTGCCCGAGCCCGTCTCGCCCCGCACGAGCACCGTGACGTCGTCGCCCGCCACGCGCTCGAGCACGCGAAACATGGCCTTCATCGCCGGGTCCTGCGTCCACATGCCCTGAAACAGGACCTCGCCCTCCTCGAAGGACTCGCCGGCGTCCTCGAGCAAAAGGAGCGTGCCGACCCGCGCGTGGCTCGTTTCGAGGGTCACGGGGAGCGACCGCACGCGCACGAGGCGCCGGCCGGGCCCGCGCTGCGGGAGGATGGCCTGCACCGACCGCCCCTCCGCGAGCGCCTCGGCCACGGGGCGCTTCTCGTTATCGCCGCAGAGCAGCTTGGGGGCCGGGACGTTCGGCGGGATGTCGACCCCGAGCAGCTCGGTCGCCTGTGGCGTGGCGAGCACGACGCGGAGCTCCGCGTCGAGGACGAGGGCCGCCCCCGAGGCGACCTCGAGGGCACGCGCGACGACGTCCTCGGCCGGTTTTGCGGGTGATTTGCGGGGCACGGCTGCAACGTATCACGTTGCAACGCGTGTTTCAGCTTCCTCGTGTTTCCCTTCGGGTCCCGTCGTCGTCCACGGGCCTCTTCAGGTTCAGCGGGATGCGGAGGTAGCGGACGCCATTGTCGTGCTCGGCGGGCAGGTGGCCGGCGTCGATGTTCACCTGCACGCTCTGCCAGAGCAGGCGCGGCGCGGCGAGCGTGGCGTCGCGGGAGTTGCGCAGGGCCACGAAATCCTCGCGCGTGGTCGCGGCGCGGAGCTGGACGTTTTCCTTCTTGGAGCGGCCGATCGTGGTCGACACGCGGAGCGGTCGGCCCCCGGGCAGGTAATCGTGGCCCACGAAGACCCGCGTCTCGTCGGGCAAGGCGTAGAGCTTCTCGTGAATCGACGTGTAGAGCGCGTCGGCCGAGCCCCTCGGGAAATCGCAGCGCCCCGTGCCGTAGTCCTCGATGAACAGGGCATCCCCGGTGAAGACCGCGTCGCCGATGAGGTACGAGACGCAGCCGGGCGTGTGGCCGGGGGTGCTGATCGTCTTGATTTTGAGCGTGCCTGCCTCGATCACCTGGCCGTCGGCGAGCAACACGTCGAACTGGCTGCCGTCGGTGCGGAACGTGGGGGGCATGTCGAATACGGTCTTGAAGGTGGCCTGGACCTCCCGGATCCCCTCGCCGATGGCGGTCCGCCCCCCGAAGCGCTTCTTCAGCCAGGGCGTGGCCGTCAAATGGTCGGCGTGGGCGTGGGTCTCGAGGATCCAGTGGATCCTGAGGCGGTTGTCTTCGAGGAACGTGGCCACCTTCTCGACCGAGGCCGTGCTCACGGTGGACGACTGGGGCTCGTAATCGAGCACCGAATCGATCACGACGGCGTCCTTCGAGTCGGGGTCGAAGACCACGTAGGTCAGGGTGAATGTGGCGGGATCGTAGAAGGGCTCGACGTGGAACATGATATCAGGCCTTACCAGCAAGGAGCGGGCCAACGCCGAAGAGGCTGGAGTCCGGCCTGGAACGCGCGGATGTGGTGTGTGTGTTTCACGATGTGAAACATACGAGCGGCCTCGTGCTTCGTGGGGCGTCGTCTATAACGACGAAGAACGGTAAAACCCTGGAGGACCCGGCGGACACGCCGACCGAGCGGGCGACGCCGCGGTTTTCCCTCCGCCTGTCTTTCATCCCCCCGTCAACGACGCACAAATGCGGTCGGCACAATACACGTACGAGGTCATTCGCCCGACTAGGCGCCTCCCTGATGAGCGAAGCTGGCACTTTCTCATCTGCGCCCGCATCTCTCCATACTACGATCGGGCCCCGAGTCGCCGTTGCCGGGAAGGCATGGCGCTACGAGAAGATGGGGCTTCGATGCCACGCCCTGTGCGCCTCGGCGATGTCCGCCGCAGGCATGGGCGGGCGTCTACCTTGGGGGAGAACAACGATGCGACGTTCGAGCCATTTTGCCTTGGTCTTCACGGCCCTTGTTCTTGGTTGCAGCAGCGGTCACGTCGAGGTCGAGACGACGGACGTGGTGCGTCAGGCGATTGACGGAGCGCCGGACGTCGCGGCGATCGAGATCCCTGCGTCCGACGCTTACAAGACCTGCGCCGAGCTTCAAACCATCTACGATCCCAAGTACAACCCGGCCGTCGGCGCGACCTGGTCCGAGCTCGAGATTCCGGACGCGAAGAGCGGCACGTACAGCGACGGCACCCTCGAGGTCGCGCTCAGCATCTACGGCGGCGTTTCGTTGAGCTGGGCGTCCCAAACGCTGGGCGTACGCGCCGCGATCGTGAAGAGCCCATGGCATGGCGCCAGCCTGTACGTCTATGATCCGGAGTCGTGGGAGGACGATTACCTCTCCGCGCCTCTCGACAAGTACATCGAGTACGTGTCGTTCTGCTACGACCAGACGGCCACCGCGGCGGGGGTCAAATTCCACGACCTCAACGCGAACGGGATGAGGGAGGCCAATGAGCCCGGTCTGGCGGGCTGGACGATCTACGTCGATAAAGACAAGAGCGGCACTCTCAGCGCGGGCGATCTCTCCGCCGTGACCGACGCGAATGGCGAATACAAGATCGAGAACATCCCGCCGGGGTACTGGGGAGTGCTCGAGGATCTGCAAACGGGATGGACCTGCTCGCACCCGGCGAGCGGCTCCTACATGAAGACGTTTTCTGCGAAGCAGGCGGTCTACGGCCTCGATTTCGGTAACTGGACGCGCGGGAGCAAGAGCGGCACGAAGTACCTCGCCGATGCGTACGGGATGTGCACGTATGACGCCGTCAGTGGCATCGACATCTACCTCTTCAGCGACGTCAACAAGAACGGCATGCTGGACGCAGGTGACGTCAAGCTCGACAAGATGGCAACGGGGAATGACGGCAGCTACCTGTTCTCGAACCTCGAGCCTGGGGACTATCTCGTGTGCGAGGCGAAGACGGCCGAATACGAAGGCGCCTGGCCCAAGAACGACGTCTGCAGCTCCGAGTACGACGACGCCTACAAGGGCCAGTTCGAAAAGGGCGGGTACACCTTCACGATCACGTCCGGGAAGAACGAGACCAACAACGATTTCTGCAACAAGCCGGTCGAGGAGGAGGAGGAGTTCCAGGGCTGCACGCCGGGGTACTGGAAGAATCACCTCGACTCGTGGGAGGTGTACTTGCCCGGTCAGAAGCTGGGGACCGTGTTCATCGTGCCGTCCTCTCTCAGCCCGCTCGGCGGCAGTACGCTGATCCAGGCCCTCAACTTCGGCGGCGGGTCGGGGCTCCAGGGGGCCGCGCGTATCCTGCTCCGCGCGGCGGTCGCGGCGCTCCTGAACGCGGCCCACTCCGGCGTCGATTACGAGTTCAGCACCACCGAAATCATTACCGCAGTGAACGTGGCGCTCGCCGGGAGTCGGAATGACATGATCGAGCTCGCCGAACTGCTCGACGCCGCCAACAACGCCGGCGAGTGCCCGCTGAACTGAAGTCGCTCGCCTTGACGCCTCACCCCGAGGCGCGGCACCGATAATAAAGCTGCCGCTCGGCGTGATCCCCCGCCGTGAAGCTCACCGCCTCCATCGCGAGGATCTCGAGCCCCGCGCCCCGGAGGACGGCCTCGAGCTCCGCCTGCGGATAAGCCGTCACGCGCAGGGGTTGCCCGAGGAAGGGCAGCTCGAGCCAGTCGAAATCACCCTCCACCATCGCGATCACGAGATACCCGCCGGGTCGCACCGCCCCGACGATCTTCCGCAGCGCGCCGGGGATGTCCGATTTGCGCAGCATGAGCAGCGAAAAAAACGCCGCGGCGCCCGCGTACGCGCCGGGCTCGGGCGAGAAGCTCGTCACGTCCGCCTGCTCGAAGCTCGCGCCGGGGACATTGCGGCGCGCGAGCCGGAGCATCTCCGCCGAGATATCGATGCCGAGCACGGACAGCCCCGCCTCGGACAGGATCTTCGCCGTGGGGATGCCGGTACCCGAGCCCACGTCGAGCACGCGCTCCCCGGGTCCGAGGCGCTCGGCGAGCCAGCGGGTCGCCTCCACCTGGGCTCGCTTGTCCGCGAACGCCTCGTCGTACCTCTCGCCGATGGCGTCGAAGGCCGCGGCCTGCTGCGTGATTTCGTCCTTGTTCATGGTCTCCTGCTACCACGACGCCCGGCGCGCGGAAAAGCTCGGATTGTCCTCTTTTCCTCCGAATTTCCTCCGCCCACGCCCCACCGCTCTCCGCCTGCACAGTCCGTCCGAAGGTGCGGGCGGAAAGGGTACGCTCGTGGCCGAGCCCGCTGGCCCGGGCTCTGCAGTGGTGTTCGGACGGCCGCCACGATCGGCAGGACGAAGAACGCCATGCACAAAACCCGAAGCGTCATTCTGGTCGCCTCCGTACTCGCGCTCGTGGGAGCGCAACGTCTCACCGCCGCGCAGGAGGAAGAAACGCGGCTCCGGCCGGGATTCGTATCGGCCGGGTATCTCCGAACACACGAAA is from Polyangium spumosum and encodes:
- a CDS encoding sigma-54 interaction domain-containing protein, encoding MPRKSPAKPAEDVVARALEVASGAALVLDAELRVVLATPQATELLGVDIPPNVPAPKLLCGDNEKRPVAEALAEGRSVQAILPQRGPGRRLVRVRSLPVTLETSHARVGTLLLLEDAGESFEEGEVLFQGMWTQDPAMKAMFRVLERVAGDDVTVLVRGETGSGKELVAAAIHALSGRRKGPFRAINCAALPSHLLESELFGHARGAFTGAVRDTPGHVQLAHRGTLFLDEVAELPLELQAKLLRVVETRTVIPVGAREPVPVDVRFVSATHRALRKEVEAGRFRADLMYRLRVIPVFIPSLRERPDDIPLLVEKFMAERNETSRRKVERVAPAAMTILRRYSWPGNVRELKNVLAYAYAMGDGPTLAPADLPPELVDPKLSGAELVSPSPASEAHSENPEARRILEVLGRTGGNRQRAAQILGMSRVTLWRRMRELGLAEQA
- a CDS encoding MBL fold metallo-hydrolase, whose protein sequence is MFHVEPFYDPATFTLTYVVFDPDSKDAVVIDSVLDYEPQSSTVSTASVEKVATFLEDNRLRIHWILETHAHADHLTATPWLKKRFGGRTAIGEGIREVQATFKTVFDMPPTFRTDGSQFDVLLADGQVIEAGTLKIKTISTPGHTPGCVSYLIGDAVFTGDALFIEDYGTGRCDFPRGSADALYTSIHEKLYALPDETRVFVGHDYLPGGRPLRVSTTIGRSKKENVQLRAATTREDFVALRNSRDATLAAPRLLWQSVQVNIDAGHLPAEHDNGVRYLRIPLNLKRPVDDDGTRRETRGS
- a CDS encoding MSCRAMM family protein → MRRSSHFALVFTALVLGCSSGHVEVETTDVVRQAIDGAPDVAAIEIPASDAYKTCAELQTIYDPKYNPAVGATWSELEIPDAKSGTYSDGTLEVALSIYGGVSLSWASQTLGVRAAIVKSPWHGASLYVYDPESWEDDYLSAPLDKYIEYVSFCYDQTATAAGVKFHDLNANGMREANEPGLAGWTIYVDKDKSGTLSAGDLSAVTDANGEYKIENIPPGYWGVLEDLQTGWTCSHPASGSYMKTFSAKQAVYGLDFGNWTRGSKSGTKYLADAYGMCTYDAVSGIDIYLFSDVNKNGMLDAGDVKLDKMATGNDGSYLFSNLEPGDYLVCEAKTAEYEGAWPKNDVCSSEYDDAYKGQFEKGGYTFTITSGKNETNNDFCNKPVEEEEEFQGCTPGYWKNHLDSWEVYLPGQKLGTVFIVPSSLSPLGGSTLIQALNFGGGSGLQGAARILLRAAVAALLNAAHSGVDYEFSTTEIITAVNVALAGSRNDMIELAELLDAANNAGECPLN
- a CDS encoding class I SAM-dependent DNA methyltransferase, which gives rise to MNKDEITQQAAAFDAIGERYDEAFADKRAQVEATRWLAERLGPGERVLDVGSGTGIPTAKILSEAGLSVLGIDISAEMLRLARRNVPGASFEQADVTSFSPEPGAYAGAAAFFSLLMLRKSDIPGALRKIVGAVRPGGYLVIAMVEGDFDWLELPFLGQPLRVTAYPQAELEAVLRGAGLEILAMEAVSFTAGDHAERQLYYRCRASG